One genomic segment of Aliarcobacter cibarius includes these proteins:
- a CDS encoding P-loop NTPase yields MYNNVSLQASKLVELANGVKKNSYRTKLITITSGKGGVGKSTITSNLAFLLSKKGYKVAVLDADIGLANLQVLFDVKPRNSFFDYIEGKSRLEDTITKTSYENIYLFAGISSFEYSSFKNSFVFSNFIKDILALDSFDFLLVDTGAGLNDYVKEFLAISDNIVAITSTDPSALTDVYALIKMLSLNKSKLMLCFNHTKSYQIGETISNSLITLGKKNSLKADFMVKYLGNISSCTNVATTSRLRKIFANEFANDEVTLQMELVLRSLLLNIG; encoded by the coding sequence TTGTATAATAATGTTTCTTTACAAGCAAGTAAGCTTGTAGAACTTGCAAATGGAGTAAAAAAAAACTCTTATAGAACCAAACTTATAACAATAACATCTGGAAAAGGTGGTGTTGGGAAATCTACAATTACATCAAATTTAGCATTTTTGTTGAGTAAAAAAGGTTATAAAGTTGCCGTGTTAGATGCAGATATTGGTTTGGCAAATTTGCAAGTTTTATTTGATGTAAAACCTCGAAATAGCTTTTTTGATTATATAGAAGGAAAAAGTAGATTAGAAGATACTATAACAAAAACTTCATATGAAAATATCTATTTATTTGCTGGAATTAGCTCTTTTGAATATAGTTCATTTAAAAATAGTTTTGTCTTTTCAAATTTTATAAAAGATATTTTAGCTTTGGATAGTTTTGATTTTTTATTAGTTGATACAGGTGCTGGATTAAATGATTATGTAAAAGAGTTTCTTGCAATTTCTGATAATATAGTTGCTATTACTTCAACTGATCCTAGTGCTTTAACTGATGTTTATGCTTTAATAAAGATGCTTTCATTAAATAAATCAAAGTTGATGTTATGTTTTAATCATACAAAAAGTTATCAAATTGGAGAGACTATTAGTAACTCTTTAATAACTTTAGGTAAAAAGAATAGTCTAAAAGCAGATTTTATGGTAAAATATTTAGGAAATATTTCAAGTTGTACAAATGTTGCAACTACGAGTCGGCTTAGAAAAATTTTTGCAAATGAGTTTGCAAATGATGAGGTTACTCTACAAATGGAATTGGTGCTTAGAAGTTTATTACTAAATATAGGATGA
- the flgC gene encoding flagellar basal body rod protein FlgC, which yields MGFFDGYNVSSSGMSAQRTRINVVSANIANAKTTHTAEGGPYKKQQVVFQDILLANSNQKANSNDVEATNDKNSDIALRGVGVKSIIQSDAKPVLRYDPTHPDANPEGYVAYPDINPVIEMVDLIEAMRSYEANVSAFNTHKAIDSKTLDILNA from the coding sequence ATGGGTTTTTTTGATGGTTATAATGTCTCAAGTTCAGGAATGTCAGCTCAAAGAACAAGAATAAATGTTGTAAGTGCAAATATTGCAAATGCAAAAACTACTCATACGGCTGAAGGTGGTCCATATAAAAAGCAACAGGTTGTTTTTCAGGATATCTTACTTGCTAATTCTAATCAAAAAGCAAACTCAAATGATGTTGAAGCTACAAATGATAAAAATTCTGATATTGCATTAAGAGGAGTTGGTGTTAAATCTATAATCCAAAGTGATGCAAAACCAGTTTTAAGATATGACCCAACTCATCCAGATGCAAATCCCGAAGGATATGTTGCTTATCCTGATATTAATCCAGTTATAGAAATGGTTGATTTAATAGAAGCTATGAGATCTTATGAGGCAAATGTTAGTGCATTTAACACTCATAAAGCAATTGATTCTAAAACATTAGACATCTTAAATGCGTAA
- a CDS encoding FliM/FliN family flagellar motor switch protein yields the protein MASDLSNILKDELANTLEQLLGKKAKVDSVNSFDSLKFQGQQAILCEVKFDFKNDSSSIKFFIPTKTAANFEFLMLGGMGDLKENLDDETLDALNEIVSNICGSFCTVTNAQGFSDIGKVKFDIKNKEITEISLIPTTNSFELNVMLDGESNPLVISFSPEIASYFSQITGATKKTIVEEEPKIKAQTLAPTAHSSVQFVPKNLELLQSVKLKLSVRLGTKVVLLKDILRWDVGEIIELEQMVNEPLEVLVNGVKIGEGEAVIVEGKFGLKIKKIGNEELKFAQIGL from the coding sequence TTGGCATCAGATTTATCAAATATTTTAAAAGATGAATTAGCAAACACTTTAGAACAGCTACTTGGTAAGAAAGCAAAAGTTGATAGTGTAAACTCTTTTGATTCTTTAAAGTTTCAAGGGCAACAAGCAATATTATGTGAAGTGAAATTTGATTTTAAAAATGATTCATCTTCAATTAAATTTTTCATACCTACTAAAACAGCTGCAAATTTTGAATTTTTGATGTTAGGTGGAATGGGAGATTTAAAAGAAAATTTAGATGATGAAACCTTAGACGCATTAAATGAGATAGTGTCAAATATTTGTGGAAGCTTTTGTACAGTTACTAATGCTCAAGGTTTTTCTGATATAGGAAAAGTAAAATTTGATATAAAAAATAAAGAAATTACTGAAATAAGCTTAATACCAACGACAAATAGCTTTGAATTGAATGTTATGTTGGATGGGGAAAGTAATCCATTAGTAATATCTTTTTCTCCAGAGATTGCTTCATATTTTTCACAAATCACTGGAGCTACTAAAAAAACTATAGTTGAAGAAGAACCTAAAATAAAAGCACAAACTTTAGCACCAACAGCTCATAGTTCAGTACAATTTGTACCAAAGAATTTAGAACTTTTACAAAGTGTAAAATTAAAATTAAGTGTACGACTTGGAACAAAAGTAGTTTTACTAAAAGATATCTTAAGATGGGATGTTGGAGAAATTATAGAGCTTGAACAAATGGTAAATGAACCATTAGAAGTCTTGGTTAATGGTGTAAAGATTGGTGAAGGTGAAGCAGTTATTGTTGAAGGAAAATTTGGATTAAAAATTAAAAAAATTGGTAATGAAGAATTAAAATTTGCTCAAATAGGATTATAA
- a CDS encoding flagellar hook-basal body complex protein: MIGALWTGISGLSSHQKALDNESNNIANVNTVGYKSSRISFADQMYQSKIGKGSIVQDAEKLYVQGNTKITGVEYDMMLEGDGFFTVVNKNTLGTAESFYTRAGNFRMGDNGTLQDAGGNEVQGWIMAPIDTSTDVTSTNPNTSVFTNIYNKMLGSKIIRHGTYVETVTAKATDYNLTAKSDSTTVFSGDGAKSKSSKVADIENAIKDYNNWLQKLKEEPDASSANSLAQVSQIDFKSGTDSIIGKDGDRIYAVIDGQTISTNFIVTNATQQFREDLWKQLTNNGTSTAPAIAEGLVDPTTGTPAGSNLTPAEIAAYDRAAGKIETYKALADLISNRLPVEATMAIDAAEIGTFNTNTAYKSSTNYKDMLKGIIQIKSLIPGQEFKITEVAEQSGTKIAQGNYQSTAIATKGSGIAAVQTSKDALSKLISGKQQDVYTQSELGIGTSEKLEYSITIYDKELGINLPIPNTGANPPVAAPVEVVPTAPATTLTLEDIITKLNADATLNKYVEARNVNGNLVIQTKNDNYDVEFTGNLEITAPTPKVVEANKDYSGREGAGAEFLEIVTKVDQMASKGSIQLRLDTLNISDSPFGEFSVDNTGLITMKQDGAEFAIGQVAIARFNNNRGLNPEGNNLYGKTTQSGDPIYNINNNKTAEVRGKALELSNADLSESLVNLMIFQRAFEANAKSITTSDELLNTLINLKR; the protein is encoded by the coding sequence ATGATCGGTGCACTATGGACAGGGATCTCAGGATTGTCTTCACATCAAAAAGCATTGGATAATGAATCTAATAATATAGCAAACGTAAATACAGTAGGTTATAAATCGTCAAGAATTTCTTTTGCAGATCAAATGTATCAAAGTAAAATAGGGAAAGGGTCTATTGTACAAGATGCAGAGAAGTTGTATGTTCAAGGGAATACAAAAATAACTGGTGTAGAGTATGATATGATGCTAGAAGGGGATGGATTTTTTACAGTAGTAAATAAAAATACATTGGGAACAGCAGAGTCATTTTATACAAGAGCTGGGAACTTTAGAATGGGTGATAATGGAACTTTGCAAGATGCAGGGGGAAATGAAGTACAAGGTTGGATAATGGCTCCAATAGATACTTCTACTGATGTAACTAGTACAAATCCAAATACAAGTGTTTTTACAAATATATATAATAAAATGCTTGGCTCAAAAATAATAAGACATGGAACTTATGTAGAAACTGTAACAGCAAAAGCAACAGATTATAACCTTACAGCAAAATCTGATTCCACAACAGTGTTTAGTGGAGATGGAGCAAAAAGTAAATCTTCAAAAGTTGCAGATATAGAGAATGCAATAAAAGATTATAATAATTGGCTGCAAAAATTAAAAGAAGAACCAGATGCAAGCTCAGCAAACTCATTGGCACAAGTATCACAAATAGATTTTAAATCAGGTACGGATTCAATAATAGGAAAAGATGGAGATAGGATTTATGCAGTAATAGATGGACAAACAATATCAACAAATTTTATAGTAACAAATGCAACACAACAATTTAGAGAAGATCTTTGGAAACAACTAACTAATAATGGAACTAGTACTGCTCCAGCAATTGCTGAAGGTTTAGTTGACCCAACAACTGGAACACCAGCAGGTTCAAATTTAACTCCAGCAGAAATAGCAGCTTATGATAGAGCTGCAGGAAAAATAGAAACTTATAAAGCATTAGCTGATTTAATATCAAATAGATTACCTGTAGAAGCTACAATGGCAATAGATGCTGCAGAAATAGGAACATTTAATACAAATACAGCCTATAAAAGCTCAACAAATTATAAAGATATGTTAAAAGGGATAATCCAAATAAAATCTTTGATTCCAGGACAAGAGTTTAAAATAACAGAAGTTGCAGAACAAAGTGGGACAAAGATAGCACAAGGTAATTATCAATCAACAGCAATAGCAACAAAAGGTTCAGGTATAGCTGCAGTTCAAACATCAAAGGATGCATTATCAAAACTAATTTCAGGTAAACAACAAGATGTTTATACTCAAAGTGAATTAGGTATTGGGACAAGTGAAAAGTTAGAATATTCAATAACAATTTATGATAAAGAATTAGGAATAAATCTACCAATTCCAAATACTGGAGCAAACCCACCTGTAGCTGCTCCCGTAGAGGTTGTTCCAACTGCACCAGCAACAACTTTAACTCTAGAAGATATTATTACTAAGCTTAATGCTGATGCAACATTGAATAAATATGTTGAAGCTAGAAATGTAAATGGGAATTTAGTAATTCAAACAAAAAATGATAACTATGATGTTGAATTTACTGGTAACCTTGAAATTACAGCACCAACTCCTAAAGTAGTTGAAGCAAACAAAGACTACTCAGGAAGAGAGGGAGCTGGTGCTGAGTTTCTAGAAATAGTTACAAAAGTAGATCAGATGGCTTCAAAAGGAAGTATTCAATTAAGACTTGATACTTTAAATATCTCTGATTCTCCTTTTGGTGAATTTTCAGTAGATAATACAGGTCTTATAACTATGAAACAAGATGGAGCTGAATTTGCTATAGGACAAGTTGCAATTGCAAGATTTAATAATAATAGAGGATTAAATCCTGAAGGTAATAATCTATATGGAAAAACAACTCAATCAGGAGATCCAATTTATAATATAAATAATAATAAAACAGCAGAAGTAAGAGGGAAAGCCTTAGAACTATCAAATGCTGATTTAAGTGAGAGCTTGGTAAATCTTATGATTTTCCAAAGAGCATTTGAAGCAAATGCAAAATCTATTACAACTTCTGATGAGTTATTAAACACACTTATTAACTTAAAAAGATAG
- the fliE gene encoding flagellar hook-basal body complex protein FliE, which produces MNVSSIINSLNDVKLDQSNKIAQPLSGNTKSFQELLNNSLNELNDEQIEGYNAMQGIATGKVTNLQEAVQRIEEAELSLKLALEVKNKAINAYKEITRMQI; this is translated from the coding sequence ATGAATGTATCATCGATTATAAATTCTTTAAATGATGTTAAGTTAGATCAATCAAATAAAATAGCACAGCCTTTATCAGGTAATACAAAATCTTTCCAAGAGTTATTAAATAATTCGTTAAATGAATTAAATGATGAACAAATAGAAGGATACAATGCAATGCAAGGAATTGCAACAGGTAAAGTTACTAATCTTCAAGAAGCAGTTCAAAGAATTGAAGAAGCAGAACTTTCTTTGAAATTAGCGTTAGAAGTTAAAAATAAAGCAATAAATGCTTATAAAGAAATTACAAGAATGCAAATCTAA
- a CDS encoding flagellar hook-basal body complex protein — MIGALWNGMSGIIAYDKGISVESNNAANISTVGHKRDSITFEDILYSYDYGKGVNTQSISKDFEQGNIRPTNSNIDVAIDGKGFFIVQDKSGQNFYTRAGNFIQAEDGFLKTQDNLNVMGLIPQQKRVISSNPAENIFTDDYIKNLSSITVNSNTTAYNINARATNYINSAQSDLMAQSGDNYKTSGTKISDVEATLSDYNQKLKLFQTSPNATSTPSTNQISKIDYSNVLSDLNNENDFISVTIDNNVVRQNFDTDLATTLKKLSDKVSNLEGFSSIVDATTGVFTIEKLVPGKEFKVYDAIVNNNNTLSQVNTTKAQDAKQGSGLAMIESSRDALKKALERADAKFLEVTNILSYGANLGFTASGINTRLDAQTLVKDAKGDITISDDGFVFVGIEGNKFLVGKIGTANFKNEDGLKAEGNNLYSATKESGPATNADNTNKLISNFLENANVNMGDTLSMLMIYQKAFEANSKSITTSDEFLQTAMNMIK, encoded by the coding sequence ATGATAGGTGCTCTTTGGAATGGAATGTCTGGAATTATTGCTTACGATAAGGGTATATCCGTTGAATCTAATAATGCTGCAAATATAAGTACTGTTGGGCATAAAAGAGACTCTATAACTTTTGAAGATATTTTATACTCTTATGATTATGGAAAAGGTGTAAACACACAAAGTATATCAAAAGATTTTGAACAAGGAAATATTCGACCTACGAATTCAAATATTGATGTTGCAATAGACGGAAAAGGTTTTTTTATTGTACAAGATAAATCTGGACAAAATTTTTACACAAGAGCGGGAAATTTTATTCAGGCAGAAGATGGTTTTTTAAAAACTCAGGATAATTTAAATGTTATGGGGCTTATTCCTCAACAAAAAAGAGTAATTTCTTCTAACCCAGCTGAAAATATTTTTACAGATGATTATATTAAAAATCTTAGCTCAATAACTGTTAATTCTAATACTACGGCTTATAATATCAATGCTAGAGCGACAAATTATATCAATAGTGCACAAAGTGATTTAATGGCACAAAGTGGAGATAACTATAAAACATCTGGAACAAAAATAAGTGATGTTGAAGCGACTTTATCTGATTATAATCAAAAACTAAAGCTTTTTCAAACAAGCCCTAATGCAACATCAACTCCTTCAACAAATCAAATATCTAAAATAGATTATTCAAATGTTTTAAGCGATTTAAATAACGAGAATGATTTTATAAGTGTTACTATTGATAATAATGTGGTTAGACAAAATTTTGATACAGATTTAGCCACAACACTAAAAAAACTTTCTGATAAAGTTTCAAATTTAGAGGGTTTTTCTTCTATAGTTGATGCCACAACAGGTGTTTTTACAATAGAAAAATTAGTTCCAGGAAAAGAGTTTAAAGTTTATGATGCAATAGTAAATAATAATAATACTCTAAGTCAAGTTAACACTACAAAAGCTCAAGATGCAAAACAAGGAAGTGGTTTAGCTATGATTGAGTCATCAAGAGATGCTTTAAAAAAAGCTTTAGAAAGGGCTGATGCAAAATTTTTAGAAGTTACAAATATTTTATCATATGGTGCAAATTTAGGATTTACTGCTAGTGGAATAAATACAAGATTGGATGCACAAACTTTGGTGAAAGATGCAAAGGGAGATATAACTATAAGTGATGATGGATTCGTTTTTGTTGGAATAGAAGGAAATAAATTTTTAGTTGGGAAAATAGGAACAGCAAATTTTAAAAATGAAGATGGTTTAAAGGCTGAAGGGAATAATCTTTATTCAGCTACAAAAGAATCTGGACCAGCAACAAATGCTGATAATACAAATAAACTTATATCAAATTTTTTGGAAAATGCAAATGTGAATATGGGTGATACTTTAAGTATGTTAATGATTTATCAAAAAGCTTTTGAAGCAAATTCAAAATCAATTACAACATCAGATGAATTTTTACAAACAGCAATGAATATGATTAAGTAA
- a CDS encoding tetratricopeptide repeat protein codes for MKFVYKIVLSFFLLINILYANNDLIESQPEILFQFEKLKKSQENLALQVDFNKAVLHLNRKEYEEAIRLFLKTAKILEVPSYLNMGIAYFKLNQVDKAILYLNKIHENESIAKNQSYSYLSACYYLYSISKDNKYLDTIVRVARKDKNLSSNSKRMLADTYVILKDYEAALEVLGTIDFNVDLKKALLNIKLKNYEKASLLLNQAKEKTQNPNTIDKILWISAFVDLKLNRLDKLKETLDLINNRKLTFKANIELPLEMYFNKNKFTSAEYLNSVLSFDSNRKVDFLFYFAPFVFSDSQEIIYDSIKGFIYNDKDNILNLEGMVEYNAKFLALVKGDPILRVVKLKEMLKDDTKSYIYYNLALSYAQINDYNNAYKYFEKAYKLNPGNKLYLALYLVSANKINATIKDREYIENSMKSDSGMYNYFGKEIYKQFVNSEFVFTNKAENFENTIFFQALDFLKAMDEKKNLLSHPLLNEYIKDPFTLLIRLVQRKPKENDFDYYARLQDTIPLTLNNYFLEGPLVVTKYYVDILKSLGIFNKADMKIVGGKSPSYLRTKAIRDLHYNLPNETIKTLEYLQNEYNLEDKYTMYLIVAALLEAGRYNDASIQITLIKSLLNDQDADFLTAIQLIQDLKIFSAKQFLNKPYLDSLIDFRLVGFDEYLESL; via the coding sequence ATGAAATTTGTATATAAAATAGTTTTAAGTTTTTTCTTATTAATAAATATTTTATATGCAAATAATGATTTAATAGAGTCTCAGCCTGAGATTTTATTTCAATTCGAAAAACTAAAAAAATCTCAAGAAAATTTAGCATTACAAGTTGATTTTAATAAAGCAGTACTTCATTTAAATAGAAAAGAGTATGAAGAAGCTATAAGACTTTTTTTAAAAACGGCAAAAATTCTAGAAGTTCCTTCTTATCTTAATATGGGAATTGCTTATTTTAAATTAAATCAAGTAGATAAAGCAATTTTGTATTTAAATAAAATCCATGAAAATGAGAGTATCGCAAAAAATCAAAGTTATTCTTATTTATCGGCTTGTTATTATCTTTATTCTATTTCTAAAGATAATAAATACCTAGATACTATAGTAAGAGTTGCAAGAAAAGATAAAAATTTATCTAGTAATTCAAAAAGAATGCTTGCAGATACTTATGTGATTTTGAAAGATTATGAAGCTGCATTGGAAGTTCTAGGCACAATAGATTTTAATGTTGATCTTAAAAAAGCACTTTTAAATATTAAACTAAAGAACTATGAAAAAGCATCTTTATTATTAAATCAAGCAAAAGAAAAAACGCAAAATCCAAATACTATTGATAAAATTTTATGGATAAGTGCTTTTGTTGATTTGAAGTTAAATAGGCTGGATAAATTAAAAGAAACTTTAGATTTAATTAATAATAGAAAACTGACGTTTAAAGCAAATATAGAATTACCTTTAGAGATGTATTTTAATAAAAACAAGTTTACATCAGCTGAATATCTAAATTCTGTATTATCTTTTGATAGCAATAGAAAAGTTGATTTTCTTTTTTATTTTGCTCCTTTTGTTTTTTCCGATTCTCAAGAAATTATTTATGATAGTATAAAAGGTTTTATCTATAATGATAAAGATAATATCTTAAATTTAGAAGGAATGGTTGAATACAATGCAAAATTTTTAGCTCTAGTAAAAGGTGATCCTATTTTAAGAGTTGTAAAATTAAAAGAGATGTTAAAAGATGATACAAAATCTTATATTTATTATAATTTAGCACTTTCTTATGCACAAATAAATGATTATAATAATGCTTACAAATATTTTGAAAAAGCTTATAAATTAAATCCTGGGAATAAATTGTATTTAGCATTATATCTAGTTTCAGCAAATAAGATAAATGCAACTATAAAAGACAGAGAATATATAGAAAATTCTATGAAATCTGATAGTGGAATGTATAATTATTTTGGTAAAGAAATTTATAAGCAATTTGTTAATTCAGAATTTGTATTTACAAATAAAGCAGAAAATTTTGAAAATACTATATTTTTTCAAGCTTTAGATTTCTTAAAAGCTATGGATGAGAAAAAAAATTTATTATCACATCCTCTTTTGAATGAATATATAAAAGATCCATTTACTCTTTTAATAAGATTAGTACAAAGAAAACCTAAAGAGAATGATTTTGATTATTATGCTAGGCTTCAAGATACGATACCACTTACTTTGAATAATTATTTTTTAGAAGGACCATTAGTTGTTACAAAATATTATGTAGATATCTTAAAATCTTTAGGGATATTTAATAAAGCTGATATGAAAATAGTTGGTGGAAAATCTCCATCATATTTAAGAACAAAAGCTATTAGAGATCTTCATTATAACCTTCCAAATGAAACAATTAAAACATTAGAATATTTACAAAATGAGTATAATTTAGAAGATAAGTATACTATGTATTTAATTGTAGCTGCACTATTAGAGGCTGGAAGATATAATGATGCTTCAATTCAAATAACTCTTATAAAATCTTTATTGAATGATCAAGATGCAGACTTTTTAACTGCAATTCAATTAATTCAAGATTTGAAAATTTTTAGTGCTAAACAATTTTTAAATAAACCATATTTAGATTCTTTAATAGATTTTAGATTAGTTGGTTTTGATGAGTACTTAGAATCTTTATAA
- the flhF gene encoding flagellar biosynthesis protein FlhF: MNMLSFLGETPTIALALAQKECGEDAIVLSTKKVSNALENGQDMYEIVVAIEDNFKKKETKEKPIVIKKSVETYGGAKTYDFKEEILKMQSALEQVQKSLWNPKSQLYDLTIPPEFASMYNIFEQNEFDAEMTYTIMKKTIKQLPLAFKSNPKKIDDFFRLILRRVIPIKHEVPLRRFQRKVIMMVGPTGVGKTTTISKLAARYAYKLGQNYKVGVITLDSYRVGAIEQLQAYTNIMRLPLEIVRNPEDFAEALLRLKDCNYIFIDTAGSSQYDIDKIELINEYQKRVEELNIEKILVLPANVKYSDLLEIYKTYSRLDIDYLTFTKLDETKSFGNLISFAYKTKKSITYFSIGQNVPDDLIVSDSNFLIDCFMNNKCVRR, translated from the coding sequence ATGAATATGCTCTCTTTTTTAGGTGAAACTCCTACTATTGCTTTAGCACTTGCACAAAAAGAGTGTGGAGAGGATGCAATAGTTTTATCAACTAAAAAAGTATCAAATGCACTTGAAAATGGGCAAGATATGTATGAAATTGTTGTAGCAATTGAGGACAATTTTAAGAAAAAAGAGACAAAAGAAAAACCAATAGTTATCAAAAAAAGTGTTGAAACTTATGGTGGTGCAAAAACATATGATTTTAAAGAAGAGATTTTAAAAATGCAATCTGCTTTAGAACAAGTACAAAAATCTCTTTGGAATCCAAAAAGCCAATTATATGATTTGACAATTCCTCCTGAATTTGCATCTATGTATAATATTTTTGAGCAAAATGAATTTGATGCCGAAATGACTTATACTATTATGAAAAAAACTATAAAGCAACTACCTTTAGCATTTAAATCAAATCCAAAGAAAATTGATGATTTTTTTAGATTGATTCTAAGAAGAGTTATTCCTATAAAACATGAAGTTCCATTAAGAAGATTTCAAAGAAAAGTTATCATGATGGTTGGGCCAACAGGAGTTGGAAAAACGACAACAATTTCAAAATTAGCTGCTAGATATGCATATAAACTAGGACAAAATTATAAAGTTGGTGTAATAACATTAGATTCTTATAGAGTTGGTGCTATTGAACAACTTCAAGCATATACAAATATTATGAGACTTCCTTTGGAAATAGTTAGAAATCCTGAGGATTTTGCAGAGGCTCTTTTAAGATTAAAAGATTGTAACTATATTTTTATAGATACAGCTGGTTCTAGTCAATATGATATTGATAAAATAGAGCTTATAAATGAATATCAAAAGAGAGTTGAAGAATTAAATATTGAAAAAATATTGGTACTTCCAGCAAATGTAAAATATAGTGATTTATTAGAAATTTATAAAACTTATTCTAGATTGGATATAGATTATTTAACATTTACAAAATTAGATGAAACTAAAAGTTTTGGTAATTTAATATCATTTGCATATAAAACAAAGAAATCAATTACATATTTTTCAATAGGACAAAATGTTCCTGATGATTTGATTGTATCTGATTCAAATTTTTTAATAGATTGTTTTATGAATAATAAGTGCGTGAGAAGATAA